Proteins found in one Bremerella volcania genomic segment:
- a CDS encoding GntP family permease, giving the protein MIPLDISLFAQSTITPDQYSLLCLFVGMATVLGLIIFMRANAFLALITAAMVVSLMAGGAIQDKFSRVASAFGGTAGGVGIVIALAAIIGKCMLDSGAADRVVRAFMSVFGEKRSPIALMGSGFVLAVPVFFDTVFYLLVPLGRSMFRKTQKNYLLYVMAIATGGCITHTLVPPTPGPLVVADQLNVDKGLMILIGAMIAFPAACAGLWFSSFMNRLMPLPMRPLGSEPEPEAIPDDKLPSLWISLAPVLLPVILISTNTVLTTMADAERAAQLREGDIADWSAFRSRIQNDEAADAETNFGKHVLATIRGDGSDAERARIVELLLQTGDLNGEEQNELRAGLNRYLLLDKSFPKNRDAFLGMKLSSTAMSLAGANPARMAPVTAERMNREVLQSAYDSDVLKPYAWETRTREAANVTSMLGDPNFALLISAVIAMWTLAVQRSLSLKELATSVEVSLMSGGLIILITAAGGAFGAMLTVANVGDAIQNMFPVGSDAASAKLMILFLGFGIASVLKIAQGSSTVAMITSSGMLVSLANPEVLGFHPVYLAASIGAGSLFGSWMNDSGFWIFAKMSGLTEVEALKTWTPLLMVLGATSFAMAVLMAIVLPLA; this is encoded by the coding sequence ATGATTCCGCTAGATATCTCTCTTTTCGCTCAATCCACCATCACGCCTGATCAGTATTCGCTGCTTTGCTTGTTCGTCGGCATGGCAACCGTGCTTGGCCTGATCATTTTTATGCGGGCCAATGCTTTTTTGGCCCTGATCACCGCGGCCATGGTTGTCAGCTTGATGGCCGGTGGTGCGATCCAGGATAAGTTCTCGCGAGTTGCTTCGGCATTCGGCGGAACGGCTGGTGGCGTGGGCATTGTGATTGCCTTGGCGGCGATCATCGGCAAGTGCATGTTGGATAGTGGCGCCGCGGACCGCGTGGTTCGGGCATTTATGTCGGTCTTTGGTGAGAAACGTTCGCCGATCGCATTGATGGGAAGTGGTTTCGTGCTGGCCGTGCCGGTGTTTTTCGATACGGTCTTCTACTTGCTCGTGCCGCTGGGGCGGTCGATGTTTCGCAAGACGCAGAAGAACTACTTGCTGTATGTGATGGCCATTGCAACGGGCGGTTGTATCACGCATACGCTCGTGCCGCCGACGCCTGGCCCGCTGGTCGTGGCCGATCAGTTGAATGTCGATAAGGGGCTGATGATCTTGATCGGGGCGATGATCGCTTTTCCGGCTGCGTGCGCGGGGCTGTGGTTTTCGTCTTTCATGAACCGCTTGATGCCGCTGCCGATGCGTCCTTTGGGGAGCGAGCCAGAACCGGAAGCGATTCCCGACGACAAGCTGCCTTCGCTGTGGATTTCGCTGGCCCCGGTTTTGTTGCCGGTGATTTTGATCTCGACCAATACAGTGCTCACCACGATGGCCGACGCGGAACGTGCCGCTCAGCTTCGCGAAGGGGATATTGCCGACTGGAGCGCGTTTCGTAGCCGTATTCAAAACGACGAAGCGGCCGACGCCGAGACCAACTTCGGCAAGCATGTCCTCGCTACCATTCGCGGCGACGGAAGTGATGCCGAACGTGCACGCATTGTCGAGTTGCTTCTGCAAACGGGCGACCTGAATGGTGAAGAACAAAACGAACTTCGCGCAGGTTTGAATCGCTACTTGCTACTGGACAAAAGTTTTCCCAAGAACCGGGATGCGTTTCTGGGGATGAAGCTTTCCAGCACGGCCATGTCACTGGCAGGTGCGAACCCGGCCCGCATGGCGCCGGTGACCGCCGAGCGGATGAACCGCGAAGTGCTGCAGTCGGCCTACGACTCGGACGTGCTGAAGCCGTACGCGTGGGAGACCCGGACGCGAGAAGCGGCCAACGTGACGTCGATGTTGGGGGATCCGAACTTCGCCTTGTTGATCTCGGCCGTCATTGCCATGTGGACGTTGGCCGTACAGCGGTCGTTGTCGCTGAAAGAGTTGGCCACGTCGGTCGAGGTCTCGCTGATGAGTGGCGGTTTGATCATCTTGATCACGGCGGCGGGTGGGGCGTTCGGTGCGATGCTGACGGTCGCGAACGTGGGGGACGCGATTCAGAACATGTTCCCGGTCGGGTCGGACGCCGCTTCGGCCAAGCTGATGATTCTGTTTCTCGGCTTTGGGATTGCTTCGGTCCTGAAGATCGCTCAAGGCTCGAGCACCGTCGCGATGATCACCTCGAGCGGGATGCTGGTGAGCCTGGCCAATCCCGAGGTGCTCGGTTTTCACCCGGTCTACCTGGCGGCCAGCATCGGGGCTGGGTCGCTGTTTGGTTCGTGGATGAACGACAGCGGGTTCTGGATCTTCGCCAAGATGAGCGGTTTAACCGAGGTCGAAGCGCTCAAGACATGGACGCCGCTATTGATGGTGCTGGGAGCCACCAGCTTTGCCATGGCGGTGCTAATGGCCATCGTTCTGCCGCTGGCATAG
- a CDS encoding SIR2 family NAD-dependent protein deacylase, whose amino-acid sequence MSSDIELTANWLRRAKSAVVFTGAGISTESGIPDFRSPGGVWSKYRTVYFDEFCRSAQARHEYWTQKIEAHVAFAAADPNIGHQTIAKWEEQGRIRGVITQNIDGLHQIAGSQNVLELHGTAREVTCLDCDWRSPVDPFVTQFRETNEVPLCPECGDGRLKHATVSFGQVLPELTLNRALRWCQEADLVITVGSSLVVYPAAGLPEAGKRNGAKLVIINRDETGLDTIADMLIPGSCGEALTAIDAAI is encoded by the coding sequence ATGTCTTCCGATATCGAGCTGACCGCCAACTGGCTTCGCCGCGCGAAATCTGCCGTCGTGTTCACCGGCGCCGGAATCAGCACCGAGAGTGGCATCCCTGACTTTCGTTCCCCTGGGGGCGTCTGGTCGAAGTACCGCACCGTCTACTTCGACGAGTTCTGCCGATCGGCCCAGGCACGTCACGAATACTGGACGCAGAAGATCGAAGCGCACGTCGCGTTCGCAGCCGCCGATCCGAACATCGGCCATCAAACGATCGCCAAGTGGGAAGAGCAGGGGAGAATCCGCGGCGTGATCACGCAGAACATCGACGGCCTGCATCAAATCGCTGGCAGCCAGAATGTGCTTGAACTGCACGGCACCGCGCGGGAAGTGACCTGCCTGGACTGCGACTGGCGATCACCGGTCGATCCTTTCGTCACGCAGTTTCGTGAAACGAACGAAGTGCCCTTGTGCCCGGAGTGTGGCGATGGCCGCTTGAAACACGCGACGGTCTCGTTCGGCCAGGTCCTGCCAGAGTTGACGCTCAATCGCGCGCTCCGGTGGTGCCAGGAAGCCGACCTGGTCATCACGGTGGGCTCGTCCCTGGTCGTCTACCCAGCCGCAGGCCTGCCTGAAGCAGGCAAACGCAACGGCGCGAAACTGGTCATCATCAACCGCGACGAAACGGGCCTCGACACGATCGCCGATATGCTAATCCCCGGAAGCTGCGGCGAAGCCCTAACCGCCATCGACGCCGCTATTTAA
- a CDS encoding sugar phosphate isomerase/epimerase family protein produces MFVSASTECFPELPLRDCMEKLVDLEFSAVDMTLDENSEHLRPSDVLNNLQRAIDICHDTQRLVISNFRLLSTAQGNDRYTEYEAICKLAKAVKVASITVPSGEFGTPFNEEVEHLRELVAISATEGIVTSMHTHVGCLSQDCDTIQVLCDNVKGLGITLDPSHFICREDGAKSYDKVLKYVRHVYLRDTSKDAMHVRVGQGEVEYGRLIQQLEQIGYKRALTVHMPPLPDTDQMAEMRKIRLLLESLL; encoded by the coding sequence GTGTTCGTTTCCGCGTCGACCGAGTGTTTTCCCGAGTTACCCCTGCGTGATTGCATGGAAAAGCTGGTCGATTTAGAGTTCAGCGCCGTCGATATGACGCTGGATGAAAACAGCGAACATCTGCGCCCCTCCGATGTGCTTAACAATCTGCAGCGCGCGATCGACATCTGTCACGACACTCAGCGGCTGGTGATTTCGAACTTTCGCTTGCTATCCACCGCCCAAGGCAACGATCGCTACACCGAGTACGAGGCGATCTGCAAGTTGGCCAAAGCGGTCAAAGTCGCTTCGATCACCGTCCCCAGCGGCGAGTTCGGTACCCCCTTCAACGAAGAAGTCGAGCACCTCCGCGAATTGGTCGCGATTTCCGCCACCGAAGGGATCGTCACCAGCATGCACACGCACGTGGGTTGTCTCTCGCAGGACTGCGATACGATTCAAGTGCTGTGCGACAATGTGAAAGGCCTTGGCATCACGCTCGATCCGAGTCACTTCATCTGCCGCGAAGACGGAGCCAAGAGCTACGACAAAGTTCTCAAGTACGTCCGCCACGTCTACCTGCGCGATACCAGCAAAGATGCCATGCACGTCCGCGTCGGCCAAGGCGAAGTAGAATACGGCCGCCTGATTCAACAGCTGGAACAAATCGGCTACAAACGAGCCCTCACGGTCCACATGCCCCCGCTCCCGGACACCGATCAAATGGCCGAAATGCGAAAAATCCGCCTTTTGTTGGAAAGCTTGCTGTAA
- the sppA gene encoding signal peptide peptidase SppA, with protein sequence MANQDSSDMVQPIPNQPQPIIIQNNHSGSILWRILAAIGWLGLFFCVPIILGMMISSASYYNTTEGVSEKYFAGSKTASDKIAVINVTGVIMEGQSYVRKQIDLVREDKDVKAVVVRVDSPGGTVTGSDYILHHLKKLKEERDIPLVVSMGAMATSGGYYVAMAVEDEEDSIYAEPTTTTGSIGVIIPHYNVSGLMEEYHIEDDSIMSHPRKQMLTMTREMPEEHREILQEYVNQAFTRFKDIVKEGRPAFEKDPEKLDVLATGEIFTANQALANGLVDKIGFIEEAIDRAAELADIDSKKTRVVTYEEPVALFDLGLAQNQALSFDKMLEMSAPKAYYMSSYLPPLVSSFPFGSR encoded by the coding sequence ATGGCTAATCAAGATTCCTCGGACATGGTCCAACCGATTCCCAACCAACCTCAACCGATCATCATCCAGAACAACCACTCCGGCAGCATCTTATGGCGGATTCTGGCAGCGATTGGCTGGCTGGGACTGTTCTTCTGCGTGCCGATCATTCTCGGGATGATGATCAGTTCGGCCAGCTACTACAACACGACCGAAGGGGTATCGGAAAAGTACTTCGCAGGCAGCAAGACCGCCAGCGACAAGATCGCCGTGATCAACGTCACCGGCGTCATCATGGAAGGCCAAAGCTACGTCCGCAAACAGATCGACCTGGTGCGGGAAGACAAAGACGTGAAAGCGGTCGTCGTTCGCGTCGACTCGCCCGGCGGCACGGTGACCGGTTCCGACTATATCCTGCATCACCTGAAGAAGCTCAAAGAAGAACGCGACATTCCGCTGGTCGTCAGCATGGGCGCGATGGCGACCTCAGGCGGCTACTACGTGGCGATGGCGGTCGAAGACGAAGAAGACTCGATCTACGCCGAACCGACCACCACCACCGGTTCGATCGGCGTGATCATTCCTCACTACAACGTTTCCGGCTTGATGGAAGAGTACCACATCGAGGACGACTCGATCATGAGCCACCCTCGTAAGCAGATGCTGACGATGACCCGCGAGATGCCGGAAGAACATCGGGAGATCCTGCAGGAATACGTGAACCAGGCGTTCACGCGTTTCAAAGACATCGTCAAGGAAGGTCGCCCGGCGTTTGAGAAGGATCCTGAAAAACTCGACGTCCTGGCGACCGGCGAAATCTTTACCGCCAACCAGGCCCTGGCCAACGGGCTGGTCGACAAGATCGGTTTCATCGAAGAAGCGATCGACCGTGCCGCCGAACTGGCCGACATCGACTCGAAGAAGACTCGCGTGGTCACCTATGAAGAACCGGTCGCCCTGTTCGACCTGGGTCTCGCCCAGAACCAGGCCCTGAGCTTCGATAAGATGCTGGAGATGTCCGCTCCCAAGGCGTACTACATGTCGAGCTATCTGCCGCCGCTGGTGAGTTCGTTTCCTTTCGGCTCGCGCTAA
- a CDS encoding SLC13 family permease: MTDDIAPMPTLAARIGLWLGPAFALTLWLSPGMGYYLDPQQPQLNAIAGAFIWMGVWWLTEAAPLAATSLLPLVLFPLLGIQSVKDVAASYGDQNVFLFLGGFLVALAIERSGLHRRVALSIVYVMGDNPAKLLLGFMVATGLMSMWISNTATTLLMLPIAGSILAVADMRLTDPAARRNLGIGLMLGIAYAASIGGVATLVGTPPNIAFSSFYAQNYPDLPQVSFLSWMLMALPFSLVFMLITWGVLAYMLFPVQSSDSLGGRGVIADELRKLGPIHAAEWRSGIIFFATALLWILREPVEGWGWGVFFVDESGDTFVSDATTAMAMAILCFVIPRGGKEQGPLLDWGTTVKVPWGVLLLFGGGIALAQAVNASKFDLYLGSHMANVMSQMSESAMVIVTATGMVWLTEFTSNLASVQTFNPVLGSASEELGVPPLLLLVPATLAASCAFMMPVATPPNAIVYGSGRVPITSMIKAGIVLNILSIILVSITVLVLGRMLI; encoded by the coding sequence TTGACGGATGATATCGCGCCAATGCCGACCTTGGCAGCCAGGATCGGTTTGTGGCTGGGGCCAGCATTTGCGCTCACTCTGTGGTTGTCGCCGGGCATGGGCTATTACCTCGATCCTCAGCAGCCGCAATTGAATGCGATCGCTGGGGCATTCATCTGGATGGGTGTCTGGTGGTTAACCGAAGCCGCCCCGCTGGCCGCGACGTCGCTCTTGCCGCTGGTGCTGTTTCCCCTCTTGGGGATTCAGTCGGTCAAAGACGTGGCGGCGAGCTACGGAGATCAAAACGTGTTCCTGTTTCTCGGCGGCTTTCTGGTAGCGCTGGCGATCGAACGTTCGGGGCTTCATCGCCGCGTGGCCCTTTCCATTGTTTACGTGATGGGGGACAACCCGGCGAAGCTATTGCTGGGGTTCATGGTGGCGACCGGGCTCATGTCGATGTGGATCTCGAACACAGCCACCACGCTGCTCATGCTGCCGATCGCGGGAAGTATTCTGGCGGTGGCGGATATGCGCCTGACCGATCCGGCGGCCCGGCGGAATCTGGGGATCGGGTTGATGCTGGGCATTGCCTATGCCGCAAGTATTGGCGGCGTGGCAACGCTGGTCGGCACGCCGCCGAACATCGCGTTCTCTTCCTTTTACGCCCAAAACTATCCTGACTTGCCGCAGGTTTCGTTCCTGTCCTGGATGCTGATGGCCCTCCCCTTCTCGCTGGTATTCATGCTGATCACCTGGGGCGTTCTGGCTTACATGCTGTTTCCGGTGCAAAGCTCCGACTCACTGGGCGGAAGAGGAGTGATCGCGGATGAACTGCGCAAGCTCGGCCCCATTCACGCGGCCGAGTGGCGATCCGGCATCATCTTCTTCGCGACGGCTTTGCTGTGGATCTTGCGAGAGCCGGTCGAAGGGTGGGGCTGGGGTGTTTTTTTCGTCGACGAAAGTGGAGACACGTTCGTCAGCGACGCCACCACGGCCATGGCAATGGCGATCCTCTGCTTCGTTATTCCTCGCGGAGGCAAAGAACAAGGTCCCCTGCTCGACTGGGGAACGACGGTCAAAGTGCCGTGGGGCGTGCTGCTGCTTTTCGGCGGCGGCATTGCCCTGGCCCAGGCCGTGAATGCCTCGAAGTTCGATCTCTACCTCGGCTCGCACATGGCTAACGTGATGAGTCAGATGTCGGAGTCGGCGATGGTGATCGTCACCGCAACCGGAATGGTATGGCTGACTGAGTTCACCTCGAATCTAGCCAGCGTTCAGACGTTCAACCCAGTGCTCGGGAGTGCCTCGGAGGAACTGGGCGTTCCACCGCTGCTCTTGTTGGTTCCGGCAACCCTGGCGGCCAGCTGCGCGTTCATGATGCCGGTTGCCACGCCCCCCAACGCGATCGTTTACGGTTCCGGTCGAGTGCCGATCACCAGCATGATCAAGGCCGGGATCGTGCTGAACATCCTCTCGATCATCCTCGTCTCGATCACCGTCCTGGTGCTCGGTCGGATGCTCATCTGA
- a CDS encoding tetratricopeptide repeat protein produces the protein MRLALFLLFVAIGLCPTDAFAQRRPMQKPKEEPLELPSDPRLVEIHREFVTKAEKLGDEYARKKDWEKARIVFGEVLKLVPNYKPAVEKLKVINGELSHANKKLVVVEAKDGWQDTGIDVTEGSPIAFRAEGMWLLVHESDANGLEIPREIRDYKLGSLIGVVAKSATPDKDTVPFTIGTQKQMNVPYSGRLLLKMHDVNNEDNRGQMRVEITGNF, from the coding sequence ATGCGACTTGCCCTCTTTTTGTTGTTCGTGGCCATAGGTCTTTGCCCGACCGATGCCTTCGCCCAGCGTCGTCCCATGCAGAAGCCCAAGGAAGAGCCGCTCGAGCTTCCCTCGGATCCGCGCCTGGTGGAAATCCATCGCGAGTTCGTCACCAAGGCCGAGAAGCTTGGTGATGAGTATGCTCGCAAGAAAGATTGGGAAAAGGCACGCATCGTTTTTGGCGAAGTTCTGAAGCTGGTACCCAATTACAAACCAGCTGTGGAAAAGCTGAAAGTGATCAACGGCGAACTCTCGCACGCCAACAAAAAGCTCGTCGTCGTCGAAGCGAAAGATGGCTGGCAAGACACCGGCATCGACGTCACCGAAGGCAGCCCGATCGCTTTTCGCGCCGAGGGCATGTGGTTGTTGGTTCACGAAAGTGACGCCAATGGATTGGAGATACCCCGAGAAATCCGAGATTACAAGCTCGGATCGCTGATCGGGGTTGTTGCCAAATCGGCCACGCCTGATAAAGATACGGTCCCTTTCACCATTGGTACCCAAAAGCAAATGAACGTTCCTTACTCGGGGCGTCTGCTGCTTAAGATGCACGACGTGAACAACGAAGACAATCGCGGTCAAATGCGCGTCGAGATCACAGGCAACTTCTAG